A stretch of Crossiella cryophila DNA encodes these proteins:
- a CDS encoding lysophospholipid acyltransferase family protein codes for MAEARVIPIRGGGRERTAEPRGNNGSTQGPIPVTQNDPSVLEQRLADAMAFLRRRLTGEYEVDEFGFDADLTDNLLMTPLRPLYEKWFRVEATGLSNLPSEGGALIVANHSGTMFPMDALMTGVAVHDHHPGRRHLRMLGADLVFRLPVLGTMARKAGHTLACNPDAERLLRNGELVGVWPEGFKGIGKPFRDRYKLQRFGRGGFVSAALRTRVPIVPCSIVGAEEIYPMLGDLRPLARLLGLPYFPLTPTFPWLGPLGLVPLPTKWHIEFGEPIRTDGFDQQAAEDPMLVFNLTDQVRETIQQTLYRLLTQRRNVFLG; via the coding sequence GTGGCAGAGGCACGGGTGATCCCGATCAGGGGCGGCGGACGCGAGCGGACCGCCGAGCCACGCGGCAACAACGGCAGCACGCAGGGGCCGATCCCGGTCACCCAGAACGACCCCTCGGTGCTCGAGCAGCGGCTGGCCGACGCGATGGCCTTCCTGCGCCGCAGGCTCACCGGCGAGTACGAGGTGGACGAGTTCGGCTTCGACGCCGACCTCACCGACAACCTGCTGATGACCCCGCTGCGCCCGCTGTATGAGAAGTGGTTCCGGGTGGAGGCCACCGGGCTGTCCAACCTGCCAAGCGAGGGCGGCGCGCTGATCGTGGCCAACCACTCCGGGACCATGTTCCCGATGGACGCGCTGATGACCGGCGTTGCCGTGCACGACCACCACCCCGGCCGCAGGCACCTGCGGATGCTCGGCGCGGACCTGGTCTTCCGGCTGCCGGTGCTGGGCACCATGGCCCGCAAGGCAGGGCACACCCTGGCCTGCAACCCGGACGCGGAGCGGCTGCTGCGCAACGGCGAGCTGGTCGGCGTCTGGCCGGAGGGCTTCAAGGGCATCGGCAAGCCGTTCCGGGACCGGTACAAGCTGCAGCGGTTCGGCCGCGGCGGGTTCGTCTCGGCCGCGCTGCGCACCAGGGTGCCGATCGTGCCTTGCTCGATCGTGGGCGCCGAGGAGATCTACCCGATGCTGGGCGATCTGCGCCCGCTGGCCCGGCTGCTCGGCCTGCCCTACTTCCCGCTCACCCCGACCTTCCCCTGGCTGGGCCCGCTCGGCCTGGTGCCGCTGCCGACCAAGTGGCACATCGAGTTCGGCGAGCCGATCCGCACCGACGGGTTCGACCAGCAGGCCGCCGAGGACCCGATGCTGGTGTTCAACCTGACCGACCAGGTCCGGGAGACCATCCAGCAGACCCTCTATCGCCTGTTGACCCAGCGGAGGAACGTCTTCCTCGGCTAA
- a CDS encoding YbjQ family protein, with protein MGHPMQPQQPPPILVSTMNDVPGYRVVQVFGEVFGLTVRSRNAFSDIGASFKGMFGGEQVGYTKLLSDSRWEAINRMRAEAAQRGANAVIAMRFESGEVVPGSTEIAAYGTAVFIVPEQQQPPQQ; from the coding sequence GTGGGACACCCAATGCAGCCGCAGCAGCCGCCGCCGATCCTGGTCAGCACGATGAACGACGTCCCGGGCTACCGGGTCGTCCAGGTATTCGGCGAGGTCTTCGGCCTGACCGTGCGCAGCCGGAACGCCTTCTCCGACATCGGCGCCAGTTTCAAGGGCATGTTCGGTGGTGAGCAGGTCGGCTACACCAAGCTGCTCAGCGACTCCCGCTGGGAGGCGATCAACCGGATGCGCGCCGAGGCCGCCCAGCGCGGCGCCAACGCGGTGATCGCGATGCGGTTCGAGAGCGGTGAGGTGGTGCCAGGCAGCACCGAGATCGCCGCCTACGGCACCGCCGTGTTCATCGTCCCCGAGCAGCAGCAGCCGCCCCAGCAGTGA
- a CDS encoding DUF2975 domain-containing protein codes for MLTMQRVVLPLRVFLVLFFGILLVFQTLSFPGKFAFMAQERPEEAWLRWPLTAVAALMILCVQVVIVATWKLLTLVRTDRIFTTASLKWVDAIVWAIFAGWLVLVGIAAVVVLNADDPGLPMVLFLLSIGVAVLGLVVLVLRELLRQATALRSDLDAVI; via the coding sequence ATGTTGACCATGCAGCGAGTGGTGTTGCCGCTCCGGGTGTTCCTGGTGCTGTTCTTCGGGATCCTGCTCGTCTTCCAGACCCTGTCCTTTCCGGGCAAGTTCGCCTTCATGGCGCAGGAGCGGCCGGAGGAGGCGTGGCTGCGCTGGCCGCTGACCGCGGTGGCGGCGCTGATGATCCTGTGCGTGCAGGTGGTGATCGTGGCCACCTGGAAGCTGCTCACCCTGGTCCGCACCGACCGGATCTTCACCACGGCGTCCCTGAAGTGGGTGGACGCCATTGTCTGGGCGATCTTCGCGGGCTGGCTGGTGCTGGTGGGCATCGCGGCGGTGGTGGTGCTCAACGCCGATGACCCAGGACTGCCGATGGTGCTGTTCCTGCTCTCCATCGGGGTCGCCGTGCTGGGGCTGGTGGTGCTGGTGCTGCGCGAGCTGCTCCGTCAGGCCACCGCGCTGCGCTCGGACCTGGACGCGGTGATCTGA
- a CDS encoding HAD family hydrolase, whose product MANRRANEDRPEHKSSAALAGEASAEAAVAAAAEYDAAVPQDLTAAAFFDVDNTMMMGASIFHFARGLAARKYFASSDLLGFAWQQLKFRIGGKESPEGIRSSREQALSFVAGREVSELVTLGEEIYDELMADRIWDGARALAQMHLDAGQRVWLVTATPVELATIIARRLGLNGALGTVSEHVDGVYTGRLVGDLLHGPAKAHAVRALAAREGLDLRRCTAYSDSSNDVPMLSVVGTSVAVNPDQRLRDIARARGWEVRDFRTGRKAMKIGIPALLGAGALAAAFAAGVAYRRKRQG is encoded by the coding sequence GTGGCCAACCGGCGGGCGAACGAGGACCGGCCCGAGCACAAGAGCAGCGCGGCACTGGCCGGGGAGGCATCGGCCGAGGCCGCGGTGGCCGCGGCGGCGGAGTACGACGCGGCGGTGCCGCAGGACCTCACCGCGGCCGCGTTCTTCGACGTGGACAACACCATGATGATGGGCGCGTCGATCTTCCACTTCGCCCGTGGCCTGGCCGCCCGCAAGTACTTCGCCAGCTCCGACCTGCTCGGTTTCGCCTGGCAGCAGCTCAAGTTCCGGATCGGCGGCAAGGAGAGCCCTGAGGGCATCCGGTCCAGCCGGGAGCAGGCGCTCTCCTTCGTGGCCGGGCGCGAGGTCAGCGAACTGGTCACCCTCGGCGAGGAGATCTACGACGAGCTGATGGCCGACCGGATCTGGGACGGCGCCAGGGCACTGGCCCAGATGCACCTGGACGCCGGTCAGCGGGTCTGGCTGGTCACCGCGACCCCGGTCGAGCTGGCCACCATCATCGCCCGCCGGCTGGGCCTCAACGGCGCTCTGGGCACGGTTTCCGAGCATGTGGACGGGGTCTACACCGGCAGGCTGGTCGGCGATCTGCTGCACGGCCCGGCCAAGGCGCACGCGGTGCGCGCGCTGGCCGCCCGCGAGGGCCTGGACCTGCGCCGGTGCACCGCCTACTCGGACTCCTCCAACGACGTGCCGATGCTGTCGGTGGTCGGCACCTCGGTGGCGGTCAACCCGGACCAGCGGCTGCGCGATATCGCCAGGGCCCGCGGCTGGGAGGTGCGCGACTTCCGTACCGGCCGCAAGGCGATGAAGATCGGCATCCCGGCCCTGCTCGGCGCGGGCGCGCTGGCCGCGGCCTTCGCCGCCGGCGTGGCCTACCGGCGCAAGCGCCAGGGCTAG
- a CDS encoding helix-turn-helix domain-containing protein, which produces MPIVVRIDVELAKRKMSVGEFAERVGLTPANVAVLKNGRAKAVRFSTLEAMCRVLECQPGDLLEWVEDEQP; this is translated from the coding sequence ATGCCGATCGTGGTGCGCATCGACGTCGAGCTGGCCAAGCGCAAGATGAGCGTCGGCGAGTTCGCCGAGCGGGTCGGGCTCACCCCGGCCAACGTGGCCGTGCTGAAGAACGGCCGGGCCAAGGCGGTGCGCTTCAGCACTCTGGAGGCCATGTGCCGGGTGCTGGAGTGCCAGCCGGGCGACCTGCTGGAGTGGGTCGAGGACGAACAGCCCTAG
- a CDS encoding class I SAM-dependent DNA methyltransferase, with amino-acid sequence MIEPVYQAATRAGYDAVAAEYTELARVALAREPFARAALTAFAELVEGPVAELGCGPGMVSAFLHGLGVDVFGIDLSPAMVAIARREHPGLRFEVGTMTELDLPDGALGGIVAWYSIIHIPPAELPALFAGFHRVLRPGGHLQLAFQVGEGTLHLAEALGKQVGLDFHRGEPDRIGELLTAAGFEVRAVLRRARDPEERTPQAYLLARKVDHEAIATD; translated from the coding sequence GTGATCGAACCGGTCTATCAGGCGGCCACCCGCGCCGGTTACGACGCGGTGGCCGCCGAATACACCGAGCTGGCCAGGGTCGCGCTGGCCAGGGAACCCTTCGCCAGGGCCGCGCTGACCGCCTTCGCCGAGCTGGTCGAGGGCCCGGTGGCCGAACTCGGCTGCGGCCCCGGCATGGTCTCGGCGTTCCTGCACGGACTCGGCGTGGACGTCTTCGGTATCGACCTGTCCCCGGCCATGGTGGCGATCGCCCGGCGCGAGCACCCCGGCCTGCGGTTCGAGGTGGGCACCATGACCGAGCTGGACCTGCCCGACGGCGCGCTCGGCGGCATCGTGGCCTGGTACTCGATCATCCACATCCCGCCTGCCGAACTGCCCGCGCTCTTCGCCGGGTTCCACCGGGTGCTGCGCCCCGGCGGGCACCTGCAGCTGGCCTTCCAGGTCGGCGAGGGCACCCTGCACCTGGCCGAGGCGCTGGGCAAGCAGGTCGGCCTGGACTTCCACCGTGGTGAACCGGACCGGATCGGCGAGCTGCTGACCGCGGCCGGGTTCGAGGTGCGCGCGGTGCTGCGGCGGGCCCGCGATCCGGAGGAGCGGACCCCGCAGGCATACCTGCTGGCCCGCAAGGTCGATCATGAAGCGATAGCTACCGATTGA